One region of Microbacterium rhizosphaerae genomic DNA includes:
- a CDS encoding SLC13 family permease, which yields MRTVAVSVVLIALSAIAVLTGLLPVSDVVHLWGRVWPILLFVTAITVVAELAAAAGVFTALARQVARGGRGRAWLLWLLVVAVAAISTVFLSLDTTAVLLTPVVVVLARQVGLNPLPFALTTVWMANTGSLLLPISNLTNLLAQQAMGDLPPAQFVALMWAAALVAMVLPMAVVFLLSRRSLLARYEPAARGRSSDPVLFWTTVAVLIVLIPLLVSGIPVWMPSTAAALVLAVAFLARQRTAVRLGLVPWRLLLFAAALFLFVAALQSAGLGAVLGRIAGQGESPLALLRLSLTGMLSANAVDNLPAYLALEPVAGSPVRLAALLIGVNVGPLITPWASLATLLWHQRLTAMDAGIRWRRYILLGAVVAPVTVVASTLALALTA from the coding sequence ATGCGGACGGTGGCCGTCAGCGTGGTGCTCATCGCCCTGAGCGCGATCGCCGTCCTGACCGGCCTCCTGCCCGTCTCCGATGTCGTGCACCTGTGGGGGCGCGTCTGGCCGATCCTCCTCTTCGTGACCGCGATCACCGTCGTCGCCGAGCTCGCCGCGGCGGCCGGCGTCTTCACGGCGCTCGCACGTCAGGTCGCGCGCGGGGGCCGCGGGCGCGCCTGGCTGCTGTGGCTGCTCGTGGTCGCGGTGGCGGCGATCAGCACGGTGTTCCTGTCGCTGGACACCACCGCGGTGCTCCTCACCCCGGTCGTCGTCGTGCTCGCGCGCCAGGTCGGGCTGAATCCGCTGCCGTTCGCCCTCACGACGGTGTGGATGGCGAACACCGGCTCGCTGCTCCTGCCGATCTCGAACCTGACGAATCTCCTCGCGCAGCAGGCGATGGGCGATCTGCCGCCCGCGCAGTTCGTCGCGCTCATGTGGGCGGCCGCGCTCGTGGCCATGGTGCTCCCGATGGCGGTCGTGTTCCTGCTGTCCCGGCGCTCCCTGCTCGCCCGATACGAGCCCGCGGCGCGCGGCCGATCGTCCGACCCCGTGCTGTTCTGGACGACCGTCGCCGTGCTGATCGTGCTGATCCCGCTGCTCGTGTCGGGCATCCCGGTCTGGATGCCGTCGACGGCCGCCGCGCTCGTGCTGGCGGTGGCGTTCTTGGCACGCCAGCGAACCGCCGTCCGGCTCGGCCTCGTCCCCTGGCGCCTCCTGCTGTTCGCCGCCGCGCTCTTCCTGTTCGTCGCGGCGCTGCAGTCGGCCGGCCTCGGCGCGGTGCTCGGCCGCATCGCCGGTCAGGGCGAGTCGCCGCTCGCGCTGCTGCGCCTGTCACTGACCGGGATGCTGAGCGCCAACGCCGTCGACAACCTCCCCGCGTACCTCGCCCTCGAACCGGTCGCGGGCAGCCCGGTGCGCCTCGCCGCACTGCTGATCGGCGTCAACGTCGGCCCGCTCATCACGCCGTGGGCATCGCTCGCGACGCTGCTGTGGCACCAGCGCCTGACGGCGATGGATGCCGGCATCCGATGGCGCCGCTACATCCTGCTGGGCGCCGTCGTCGCACCGGTCACCGTCGTCGCATCCACCCTCGCGCTCGCACTGACGGCGTGA